The Mangifera indica cultivar Alphonso chromosome 12, CATAS_Mindica_2.1, whole genome shotgun sequence DNA window TTTAATCTATCTCAAAATGTGCCCTTCAACATTTACTGTTTAACTTGCAGAAACAGATCCAGGATTATCTTGTTTATGGGTAAGGTGAAATTATAACcgaaatttccaaaatttataaacttgGAAAACAAGTCAGAATGAAAGTTTCTCAAGGGTTTCGTGAAAGCAAAGGCTACTTTCTCCTTCTTAGACACAACGACGCGGCCGggtagtttttctttttgtctacTAGGAATTCCGCGAGAACCAGAGTGGACTTCGGACCGCATCAATTACACTAGTAGATTTGATACACGGAAACTCTATTTTGCTACTAAAGCTACAACTTGGGAGTTGCCGGGGGTAGTTGGATTGGAATAAAATCGTTATAATATTTTCAGTGTTTATTCCCAAAACCAACTAATTTTGCTAATATTAGAAAGACACGTGGCACCAGTAACCTCTGTTCTTCAGCTTCCTATAGAGTATTCAACATCATTAAACAACCCAGATTTTATTATCTCTACCCGTCTGTTGATTGCTGAGGCTGCGTAGAGGTTGATTCTTGTTAACTTACATTGGCCGTGTGAGCCCTACAGAATGTAATGGGAAGAATCCTAGCGAAAACTGCAGCTGCTGCGGGAAATTTCTGTCCTACAGCTTCTGCGAAAACTCCTGTCTTGCTATCAATCAAAATCCTACCTCCTGACAGCGAAAATTCTGTGTTACTTCCTTATATTACGCCTATTTAAAGATCAAAGCTGATTGATGTTCGTCAAAATATCGCTTCTTCTTCTTATGCTCTTTTTCCCTTGAGCTTGATCTTCTACATACTAGATCAGTTCTTAAAGTCATAAATGGGAAAGATTCACCCCAGCCACCCGGACCATGAACTCCAGCTCAAATGCTTTGAAAAACCCTACACCTGTGATGGGTGCAAGCAGCGAGGCATTGGATCACGATACAGATGTGATCTCTGCAACTTTGAGCTTCATGAAGAATGTATGTTCGCAAGCCCTACTGCTCACCACGACTTCTTCAAGAACTCAGACTTCAAATTTCTATATCAACCTCCAGGTCAGGAATACTTTCGTGAAGATTATCGATACTGTGACGCCTGTGGTCAAACTGTGAAAGGTTTTGTCTATCACAATGAAAAGAACGGGTGGGATTTGCATCCTTGTTGCCAAAAATTGCCCTGCAAGGTACCCATTGATGGTGTTCGGTTTGAGCTTTGTAAAAAGGTATTATCGAAGTGCCATTGGTGCAACAAGAAAAAGCCTGATGGCAGTGTATCCAAAATTAGGGGGTGGTCTTATGTATCCAAGTGCAACAAATATCACATTCATGTGAATTGTTTCAAAGAAATGGTTCTGGAGGGATGGGAGAATAGGGCTTGCCAGGATGATTGTAGTTTGACTTTACAGAACTTGGAGCTTCCTCTTCAACGTAAGAATAGAAATCAAAGAAATGGTAACAAATTTAGCATGATGGTGAAGATTTTCTTCAAAACCATTGCAGCTATTCTTCTTGGCGATCCAACCATTAGCCTAACTTGTCTCCTGGTGAAGTTCCTCTCAAAATGACCATCGGTTTGTTTATTAGGAGCTAATAAtcctatatgtatttattttaggtacacaattatatacatatttgtatatgtcatcacataattgagtattattttatctttaattcaaaatcactcgatcatatgatgacatataaacatacatatatttgtatacttaaaataagtatatataatgttattgaTTTGAAACTTACTAATCAAGCCAGCTATGTGGGCACAATAAGATTTCCTTGAGGCAGTTGACTGTCGATCAAGCCATGTAAtacttaaatattcttaaatccTTAAATTTCACTTCAATTTTGGATATggatagttttattatataattaatatcttatatttcatttcatttctaagTGTTTTTCATTCATCCATCATTCCAGtggcccttttttttttttggggtcaaATCTACAAATTCTTATATGCACAATTTTTATTCCAATCAATTTTAACCTTGatgagaaataagaaaataaaatattttttaaaactatatttcTTTTCCATCATTGTCCTCTTATAAACTAAACAGTAGtgtaattaaatcttaaaaaaaaaaaaaaccgttgttattttattttcaccatttgATTCAACATTAagctcataaaaaaaattttaattatgacaaCATGAAGGATTTCAAATTacaattatagaaaaaaataatagcaAAGGGTATTAAGAGGAAAATGGTTTCCTTTATATATGAGgtatattaaaagaataaatccacttctttttaattaatttaaatatacatatatttttttataaaataattattgagacccttaaaatgaaatttgataGATGACTCTTCTAATTTTGGTCCAAGACATTCAATGCCTGAATTCGGGCCTTCTTCCTTTAGGTTTAGACTTGTATTTTCTAAGTCCATCACCAAATTTTTCTGACTAACATTCCCACTGATCTGCTCGGCGGAGGCCCATGCACTGTTACAGAGTTGAGCCTATACAGAGTCATAATGGACTCTATTTTCATCTCTCTTGACATGAAAACTTTACAATTACCTCTTATATATctaatcaattttaaactcGAGACTTTACATAATTTCTATATGTATACACTAAGTGAAAAATTCcttaatttttacttaaattctaGCACTTACCCCACAAAATAATGAAACTCAGGTGTTATCCGACTATTTATCCATTTGGTATAAAGTTACACCATTTGAGTAACTTATACTAAGTGCCAAAATACATTGGTATTTTGCCTATATTTCTTATATTGACTAAGAACCCATCCAATCCCATGTGAAATTTATTCCTACCGTCTTCCATTCCAACTACATTCATGAGTTAATTagtaaaacaataatcaaatttaaactcaaactctcaaCTCCAtagttatgttttaaattttttaattcatgaaTAATTGTATTAACACAAGcattattaatgaatttaatgTTTTTAGAAGTGgattaacaaattttaagttaatttagattaaattcaatGTCGGAATGTAAAGCTTTTTTTCACTTGATTTCATGTTTTCAATACGAGattgtgcaaaaaaaaaaaagacaaagatcAATAGGGTTGATTGTTTAGAGTTTTATTGTTAGCTTTACgatgaaagtaaaattatatttaattaagttagTTTGTTATTATGGTATGAAGGATCGAATTAACcctaaaaaatgtaatttatataattagtttcccaaaattaaaatataattagatagcaAGTTACCGATATATGTTCATTTATTGAACTCTACCATAGTAAGAATTATGATAAGTTTTGAAGAGGAGAATATTAGAAAGTTAGTCTCTTCAAACTTAGTCATTTTATAACTTCttcaattatatttcatttgtaaGGATGAATTTAGGTTGTTTTTTCCTCCCATCATTTGATGGGCTCGTTGggtttgttaatataattttttacttaaaaaaaagacaGTAGCCACCAATAGTGGTAAGTATACTGTGCtgagaaacaaaaattatatgtgGTGATGCTTCTCCGAAACAAAAACCTTCCTAGAGAGCCGGTGGCATATCCAATCAACtttaaagtaaaaatgagaCCAGCTTCATCAACACCCTCGGATAccctcataaataaatattaagcaACAATTATTACAACAATAAAAGCAAATTAAGAATTGTGAAGTTGCTAGTTAGCCTCTCATGCCAAGTGGTACTTTAAGAAGCACATACATGGCATTCTATTGGTGTTTACTTATCTTCTCAGTCAAAGGTCGTggggaaataattaattaattaattaataacgtATAATTATACAATCTTAATTCTAAATTAACAACTATAATCAATATCCCAATGGCATCATCAGTTTCTACACGAATTAGCACTAAGGTCTACATCGATCACCAACTACCTTTTTTAGTAATGACAGCCGCACCAACGTACTTAAAAGTaaagctaaaaaaaattatcgacATCCTGTCGAAAATTACTTgcagtttaatatatatttacattgaAATGCCTTGGTTAATAAAGTTTAATCGAAATTTAATATTAGCAGAGGCTTGATTCGGGATaaagaaagattattttaattattttatttagtttataagtaataaaaaattttgataatcaattatgatataataagtaatataagtaataatcttattatcaaatattactataataagATAGTAttcattttgttataattatatttttatttattaatttaaaaaaataactttattttcaattaatatagcaaataatataaaaaatattttaaaataattatatttaaacatatttaagtgaaataatatACTTGTATTCTTTTTATTACTTCTCATCTaacacaaaaattatttatacttatcaattttcactcaattttattaaatataataataataataataataatttacattcaataatcttctaaataatttatctttaaaataatattttaattttaataataaaatattactcaaaccccCGTTCAAGTATAAAAATCAACAGACTCTGGACAAAATAAATGGAAACCATTTGCCTACTACAGGACATGACTGAGCAGTGCCCAGCTCAGTTAGTGTCATTAATACTTAGCTTAAGGATAACAAAGCTGCATTTAAGATATTTCgtagtttgaaaataaattttgaaattgttcaaaaattactttatatttttccCCGATATGTATTTTACTTAGATAGAGATAAATCTTTTACTGTAAAAAATGGATACTTCCATAACTGGGAAAACAAGATGCTTCTAACATATATAACGTACGtgttccttaaaaaaaaaatgaaagtagaaattatgaacaaaaagtaataaaaaaattgtttacaaTATGAACTTCAATCATGAGAAGTAAAGGCATTCAAAAATGTTTGCAGGAGACACAGGAAAAGAGAGATTTGGGTATGCCACTAATTTTGGTTGCTCAAATAATTTTCtgataaaagaaattaacacttaagttatattttctttttaaactgAACTGATTAATCTAAACGATAAAACCCTAGTAAttaactttttataaataaattagaagttTAACTTATAAATATCATTAGAAGGGATTTAAACccttgattttatatttaaaatcccGGACAAATGAtcttaaataaaacaatattaattatttgggACTCATGAGTTAATGTGATTATtacgtgtatatatattttcttttaggattaagttaaatattattgttattatcctgTTAATGAAGACAAATCAACGAGATTAGTGCTCCATTAGGCAAGCTTCCATTGATGATTACTAATTGAATGGTTACAGCAATCGATCAAATAATCAACTGCTGATATTGCAGCCACTTTAGTGAGAACACCGCATATCTATCAACTAATGACACGTTTCTTTCACAAATTTGAATGGAATAGTTTAATGGGCAAACctaattttactctttaatgTAATAAGGAAActttatttaagattaaattgacCCTAccacaaagataaaattttagatttaatgattaattttataattgttgtaataaataaattaagaatttaatatttaaatatttaaataattattttcatgtttaaaaTTCTTCACTTTTACTGTTTAAACTATCCATTGAGCGGATAATCATATTTTGCCAATCAAGCTTCTAGAAATGGTGAAAGAATCAAGCACATGTGGAAGAACGTGAAGACTAAGAATTAGAGAAGAAAGTATGGAGCTTGCATAGATTGGAATCtaaagagagacagagagaggtAACAATGACGTCTCAAAAAAGTGAAAGCTGCCATTGGAAATTGAGAGAACATCACACGCCAACACATACCATGTGGGCATCAACATAACAGCACTAGCAAATTTGCTTGGATTTCCGAGCTAGctctttctccttcttcttcttcttcaattatatatctctttttcttttcttttctttttgtgagCTACCCCATTTTTATCGACAATTTCGGGATCTTTATCTCCTCATTACTACATAACCAACCGACCAAATAACCCACATATAACTATCACTGTTGCATTctttgagagagagaaagagagagagagagagtttgcTTTTTTGACAGTTTATTGATAACTTTATTCCTTGTTAGAACACAGCCTTGGTTATTGCAAAAGCGGATCCAAAAAATCAGATTCCAGTCTCTCATTTAATATGCTGTTAACCAATAAGAGGTATTCCAGTGACATCATGATCACAAATATGAAGAAATGGGCTGAAATTTTTTGCgataatttatgcatatatgagtgtGTCTGTGTGTCTGTGTGTCTGTGTGTAAACAAGGGAACCAATATCAAACAGAAGGTTAAAAAAGTCAGATAATTTTGTTCTTCTAGTGAAGCAACTTTTGACTCTTGTGTTGATCTGGTCTTACGTTTGAAATttgcaaacaaataaatttggaGAATCCAACGATGTGGCTTCTTTTGCATGGTTTTTAGTGGCATTTTGGCGTTTCTTTAGCGGCGTCTTCAGTCTTCTTGTCCATCTCAACATACAAACATTCTGATTTTGCACTGCACAAACAACAAATAAGTACATCTGATTTGGTCAAATTTCCTATAATTACACAATCATTTTCGTCACCCGAGGCAACAAAGCAACAAATAAGTGCATCTCTTAAGCCGATAGTCAtgtaattgaaaattcataCTCACCATTATGTtttttgtctctctctctctctcgaatTAAAATCTGTAGTAATCAAGCATAT harbors:
- the LOC123192056 gene encoding uncharacterized protein LOC123192056, giving the protein MGKIHPSHPDHELQLKCFEKPYTCDGCKQRGIGSRYRCDLCNFELHEECMFASPTAHHDFFKNSDFKFLYQPPGQEYFREDYRYCDACGQTVKGFVYHNEKNGWDLHPCCQKLPCKVPIDGVRFELCKKVLSKCHWCNKKKPDGSVSKIRGWSYVSKCNKYHIHVNCFKEMVLEGWENRACQDDCSLTLQNLELPLQRKNRNQRNGNKFSMMVKIFFKTIAAILLGDPTISLTCLLVKFLSK